The nucleotide window AGAATTGCTGATGTTTGAATTTGGTTCCTTCATATCGATAAAGGTGTTTTAGCTTATATTGCTGTGTAAGTCTCTGAGAAAATATACttactgaaatgtttttgtttggaGGAAGTGGATAAATGCTGTCACTAATCTAGTtctcttttttgtgttttttaggGTAAATACATAGTCTGCATAGACCCTCTAGATGGTTCATCAAATATTGACTGTCTTGTGTCCATTGGGACCATCTTTGCAATTTATAGAAAGGTAAAATTCTTTCATGTAGAATAGGAAAAAACATTATTGTGCAGCTTTTGGTGAAATAAAATTGCATGGGAAGACAATAAAATCTAACTAAACTTGTTTGTGAAAGAGACTCAGGGCCAGCTTTAAGTTAAATCTAGTATTTCACAGACACATGGATTTGAATTTGAATTAGTCTCTCAGAAGTCAGGATTTGAATTAGTCTCTTGGAAGAAGAAGAACCTATATGTATATGGAAGCCTAGCTGATATTTAATTAGACAGCTAATGAAATTACCTCTTGGAAATTACCCCATGTCTTAGGATTCATGAATATTTGTGTTGAGGCAAAATACCACGTGGTTGTCATCTACTTGGAGAATGTGCTTTCAGGTTTTCTTGTTCTCTGTACTAATAGTTCTGTTGGCCTGAGGACAGGCTTCAAAAACAAACCAGAGCTGAAACATGTCATATGCTTTTGAAGTGTCTAATTCACTCTGAAAGGCAGAAATGCTGTCTGAAGGAGGTTGAAATACCAGACTTACAGGTCACAACatgggggaaaaatcaaatCAGATAAAACACACCCAAGTGTCCATTTTAATCATCTTTTGTATGTTGTCATATATCCCAAAGTAGCtattttcaaattcatttttgtgtgaagcaaaagaaagcaaaaaaaaaatcccaagtacTTTTGATCAACTTTGAACTCTGTGAGTcatgtttcatttcttttcaactGTGCCTCTGAGTTTTCCTCTGAGCTGTGTTCATCATCACCTACAAGGAGGTGCATAGCTCTTTATTATCTCCTTAATCCTTTCCTGCTTCCTGCATTCCTGCTAGGCTTAGTTAGAAGTGCATTTCTAGATCAATGTGTTTGTATCCTATGTATAATTTGTATTTGTGCATCCAGTAGGAATTTCAGTTGAGGATCATGGAAATACTTGTGCCACCACATGGCATGGATATGGAGCAGAAGACTGTCCCTATCCCAGAGCCCTGTCATGTACCAGCagtagaaatgaaataaaattgacTACACTCTTTCTTGTTCTAGGTGTCCCCTAATGAACCTTCTGAGAAAGATGCTTTGCAGCCCGGACGTAATCTCGTGGCAGCTGGTTATGCACTCTATGGGAGTGCCACCATGCTGGTACTGGCAACTTCTGCTGGTGGTGTCAACTGTTTCATGCTGGATCCGGTGAGAAgatcttctgtttctttgtttctgtattAGGGATTGCCAGGTACTGTCTATAAGAACTGTGTGGCCCTAGGAAAATCAACCAAAGGAGCAGTTTTCAAGGTAGCATGAAGGAATGAAGTACAAATGTACTTATAACCCATCAGCAATAAAGTCAAGAGACTTGCATTCCACCTGCCTGATGCAGAGGTGCCATGTGTGACTGAACAACAGGAAGACAGCCGAGTCAGCAGGGCAAATACACAGCGTGTGCAATCATGtgatatttaaaataagcaGTTTTCTGCAGTACAAAATATCATTTAAGTCTTATTTGTCTTTTCCTTAATGCTAGGACCTTAGTAAACCAGAGGAGCATAAATATTTAACCTTCTTCTGTATTTTGAGATCCCACCATGATGTGTAAAAGAGTAAGTGATGTGTATGGATGATGTGACATTATAGCATGCATTTGCCAtgagttttaaaacaaaagtcaTGCTGATCATAGCAGAAAGTAGTTTGCTTTAGTGGCCTGTTTCTTTGTGATCAATCAGGGTGCCACCTGCCAGTTTAAATTTTTAGAACCTGCAGTGATCAAGCTGCAGGAAATATAACTTGGTACTCTCTATTTAGTAGCAGCTTAAATAGATGCATGCATTTTGACTTTATTCAAGTAATAGATTTAACTTTGAGCATGCATgcatattattttgttttctgttagtACTAACTTGGAAATTTACTTTAGAGAAAACTAAACAGACCAGTCCTTGGTCACATGCTTCCTGTTAGCCCACGCAAAAAAGAACTGGAGTATCTGCAGCTATTTGAAGATGTTTATGCATGATTCAGCTAGCACTCTCAGTTTCCAAACTCCTAGGAGTTCTGAAACTTATATTGTTCTAAGTCTAGCAAAAAAATGGAGAGATAAACAAATTTACAAATAGCATTTTTTGGGTATAGAAAATAGAGAATTGTTAGAATGGTAGTATGAGGAAGCCAGTATGATGACAGGATTCATGCTGTCTGTGTTTTATGTATAAACAAAATATCTTGCATGTAGACTGCAAAGACTACTTTTTTGTAGGtactgaattatttaaaaattgacAGTGGTAGTAAGTTTTTATCAAATTGTGTATGTTATTGGATTTTGCCTTGATTTGCAAATAAGTGAGAAATTAATGTTAACAAttagttttctttcttattGTTAGGCAATTGGAGAATTTATTTTGGTGGAAAGAGATGTGAAAAtcaaaaagaagggaaatatcTACAGTCTCAATGAAGGCTATGCTAAATATTTTGATCCTGCCATCACAGAATATctcaaaaagaagaaattcccTGAGGTAAAAGATCCTGTCTCAGAGAAACTTTCTGATAACTAACACCATTCACGATTTCCAGTTTTATGATCCATCACTCATTCTCTCATGAACTATTCAgtgcttgttttcctttcctgtctATTTGAAATATAACTTGATGTATGATTGCTAATGCAACAACAGTTGATATGACCAGATATTTCAGCATTCTCCAATACTGCCCTGCAcctcttttacattttttcactttcttccttttttcttttttttgagtcttttttctaattttttttcctgaatgagGAACCTGAGTAATGGTGCTGGAGGCAAAACTGGGCATTTGGTAATCAAGTAGAGAGGAAATCTGGGCTGGTGATGAAGAAATTTGATCAACATGTGTTGTATTGCTGCTTCCTCGCTGTAACATCTgagtggctggagagcagcgTGGAGATGGCAGTGGAGATTGCTCAGTGGTCACACGAGCTGTGTCCTAGGAGTGCCTCTCTCTTGAAAACCCAGTGTACTTTCGAGGCTGCTTTGTGTTTGTGCAACTTCCTGGTGTCAGGAGGCCCAAAGCTCCGAGGAGTGCCCATAAAAGGTTCTCATGCCTTACACATTTCATCACTGAAGTTATGACACTGGCAGTGATATGTGAACATCTACTGTTGTCAGGTGTTGGTGTCCCTTCCTGATCTTGCTTTGAAAGAAGATTGATGTTTTATCATTTGTCTTTCCAGGATTATGTTGTTGTTTATGTAGATACTAAAATGTATGCCAGGGAGTAGAATAAGGAAGTCACATCAGAAGTCAACTATTAACtttttcttaacaaaaaaaattgcagaagcTGGCAAAAATAGTTGGAAGAAGTAGGAAAGATCACTTCTTttgttctttgattttttcctgctAGAAAAGACTAGGCCCCGGTATAAATTCCTAGCACATGAGCTTTTGCACCTGGAAATGCAGTGTTTTCCAAGTGTTAGAGCCAGTGTTAGAGCCagatattttctggttttgatacTACTGCTCATCTATGCTGAAGTCTTCTCTCAGTCCTTGGATTTTCCTAGTTAGAAAATGAAGAGGATACTGACATACTCTGCAAAACTACTTTGAATATTATCAATGAAGCATGATATGGAGATGAAAGATGTTAGGACTGCTAAAGAGGCTTCTGGGGGAGGTTGGCGTGGTGTGCTGTCCAGTTACTTTTATTGGAATGTTTTTCTCTAGGATGGCAGTTCACCATATGGTGGGAGGTATGTAGGATCTATGGTGGCAGACGTGCATCGCACCCTGGTGTACGGAGGAATCTTTCTGTATCCTGCTAACTCCAAAAGTCCCAAAGGAAAGGTAAGCCTGAATTAGCCCAGTTATAGAAAATACTGCATTATGTAGGCATTTCACTATCAAGATCAATCTTTTGATTACAGAGCCTGTGTTTTGTAACTTGGTAGCTTGTATGTCTTGTGGGGGGGATATGACCATCCCTTGCACGCTGTCACAAGAGACAGCAGCCTGTTGTCAGACACCTGTTCGGGGGCTGCTACTCACCCGTTTCAACTGCAGTGACTTCTCTTTGTCTGCAGACATATCCAGCTTGTGGAACATGCCAGGGGGTGGGCTGCTCAAACAGGCTCCCCTGCACCATATCAGCCAATACTGGTGGTTCTGGTCCCAATCAAGCAGAACATTACAAAGCAGAGAATCTGCATTACCCTGAGATTTCTAGCACAAGCTAGTTTGTAAGAAGCCTAAATGTAGTTGACCCACTGTAAGAAGAGAAAACCATCTGCATCTTGTGTGTGGTAACAGGACGTCATctggaggagctgtgcctggctgcatCTGCCAGGACAATGGTCAGTCAGGGAAGATCACGCACTTACAGGCTGACAAGGGGACTGTTTATTCAGCAAAGACCTTTGATCTGTTTTGTAATTCTCCGTAAAATATTGCCTCAGGTTGCAGATAAGATGCAGTTATTCATTAGAGAAACCTAGTGGCAGGCTCAGAGctcatgtttttattttcacacGCTCCTATGTGGGTCTGCCTTATTAACAGTTGTGTCTTAACATACAAGCTTTATCTCTCTGTAGGTAGCACAGTGCCAACATGGGCTATGGAGAAAGCACTCAGATTGGGGAAAATCCAGCATtcactgtgtttttaaaagaaaaatccatgcAATTTCATTGTTGCATCAATGTTTATATGAAATAAAGAGTACTAAGAATATTGATTGGTTTAAAATCATATGCCAAATATATTTACATGCCATGTTTTTTGGCATTGCCTGGCCTGACTTCTGCAATTTTGACTTTTGTCTTCTAGCTGAGACTGCTCTACGAATGCAATCCTATGGCTTATGTTATTGAGAAGGCTGGGGGCATAGCTACAACTGGTCATCAAGCTGTACTAGATATAGTGCCTGAGGATATCCACCAAAGAGTGCCTGTTGTCTTGGGGTCTCCTGATGATGTGAAGGAGTACCTTGAGATAGTCAAGAAACATTCAGCTAAGTAAACAAAGCTTGCTGAATACACTTTGCACAGGGGATAAAATGTCTTACAGCTGAACCAAAGAATACGCTGCAGTACTGTGAGATTGAGCTGTCTGACTTCTGTAGCAAAAGAGCAAATGAGCCATATTTtcataagatttttttaaagtgaaatctTGTGCAACTGCAGTGAAATATTGTGCAATGAAAGGCATTAAAAGATTGCATTAAAGgaagcattaaaaattaaagcaatggaaaaatatgttttctttttcatttatcaTTTGTGGTTACCGAAGAGCCCCATGTGCTGCAAGGAAATACTGTGTTGCATTCAATATCTAGGGAAAGAATCTCACCTTTCTCATACAAGTTACAGACTATCAGAATACAGCTAACTCTGTCCTCTTTTAAAAGTCCTGGGAAGAAGATTCAGCATCCTCTTACAGTGAGTGACCTTTCCTAGACCAGTGTCTACACTGCAGAAGTTGCTCACTGTACTTCAGTCTAGGTTTACTCTGACGGAGAATTAATGTCTGTGAAACATGGGCAGTAGTGTATGTTAATTCTGACACATGATGTTAATGTTGCTGCTTGCCACTCTATCAGATCTGGTTACACAAGGATGGAAAATGACATGTTAGTGTGGAATGGTTTTAATGGGTTAAAGAGTATGTGTAGACGGCTCCTACACAGATACAGATTCTGCTGTGATGAGCAGAATCTTTGCCAAAAATTAACCGGCTTACTTGATGAAAACATGAACTTTTGTATTGCTTTTGTATTGCTCCACCAGATGTTCTTTATGTTATTTTGGATTGGGGATTACCATGGAAAAGGATTCTGCTGTGCAAGCAGGATGGAGGTGCAAAGAATCCCCCAAAGCGTACTGATTTAATATGCTCATTCAGAGCATGCTGCTGGTGAGAGCATTCTAGTGCTTGGGAGCTAGATGGACTGTCCAGCACTATGTGGATACAGTTTTTGAATCAATTAAACTCAGCAAATCTTTGATACGTCTCACTGCCCACTTGCCTTCACCAAACTCAAAGTAAGGATCACATGGGTGTTGCTGTGGGTAAACTGCCACTGAACGTTGACTCAGTTCATGGTCTGGGAGGTCCTGTCTAGGGGTGCCATGAGCTATAAACCTGCCTGTATCAGTGCACATAGCCTGACTGAGCATGATTCTTCTTGTAAAACAAGAGAGAAGTATGAGGAAGATGAAATCCAGGGTGCAAGGGCATACTCTGTGAGGGCTGAGACAGATAAAAACCTGAGGACCCTCATTCTTACAGGTCATGCTGGGGCATTTGGAGGCGTACGGGCAAACCTTAGACAGTTGTACATACGCATCTGTTCTCCAAACTGATGGGGGCAAGGTGTTTCTGTCAGGGACTGAATGGCCTAGCTTCAGCTGAAAATGTCAATTCTGATGAGGCTTTGCTAGTGGAGACAACTTTCAGGGGCCTGAGCCCTTAAAAGACTGTGAGAGTGCTGGCAGTAGTCAGTTTGGACTACAGTGCCTCAGTGGTCTATTGTCATGACTCAGCAGACAGAATCCACAACGATTTTTGCCTGCTTTCCGTAATTCCTTGTCTGTATTCTGCCCTCAATCTTTACAGGAATCCTGGACTGCTTATATCTATTTTTAATACACACTTCTGACAGCATGTAAAGGTTATGGGAGGAAAGTCAATACTGTCCATGTTTGCTCGGTCAGTActctgtggtttggttttgcctGCAGGCTGACATTTCATACTTAGCATTTTACCCATTGTGAGATGGGTTTATCTTCTAATCAGTAATGTGTAAGCCCACATTTGAGCATCATCTCTGGCTAGCCACCAGTGGGGAGAACTTCTTAGCAATCTCCTTCCATATCCCCCTTTCCAGAGCTCTCTCTGTCTGtcagtgcagagctggaagggggATTTGTCACAGGGTCTGCTGTCAGCCGCGCAGCACTTTTACCCACTGCCCTCCTCAGAGGCTGCATTGTGCCCTTTGGTGAAAGGTCACTGGCTCCAGTTTCAGCTGGCGCCATCCAAGTGACTAACATTTCATATCAATTAGAAAAGGTGTCACCTTTAACGCTCAGGACTGGCCCATGCACCAGTGCAAGTGTGAATAATCCCCAAGAGCTCTTTATATTAGATGGCAAATCTCCCAGATCTGTCAAAttaaagtgtttatttttttgacCTTCCTATATTATTCCAACCCCTTGTACCGAGATGTTCTCAAGCTTGTAGACAATCATCACACATTTTTTACACAGTCTGATTTCTCCCCATGTTCCCAAAATGGTAATTATTTGTATAGCCTAATTATTCCATATAATCATTTGGGTTGTTATGTTTCAGTGGGATTACAGtattaacaaaataataaagGGTGAAGCTTTCATACAATCCAATTGTGTGCCTTTATCCAggtttaatttctctttttgctgtGCTGTTCACCGCAATATTTATGGAAAGATTGGTTGAAGAGTCTGTGTTCTTTACATAGTaatgtaaattaatttcttatttaaGGACCATTATTTGAGAAGCTCAAAGCGCTGTGCTTCATATATAATAAAAATCCAGTACCTATAAAATACATTCacatattttacaaaaaaaaaa belongs to Haemorhous mexicanus isolate bHaeMex1 chromosome Z, bHaeMex1.pri, whole genome shotgun sequence and includes:
- the LOC132341844 gene encoding fructose-1,6-bisphosphatase 1, which produces MTDRSTFDTNVITMTRFVMEEGRRAKGTGEFTQLLNSLCTAIKAISTAVRKAGIANLYGIAGSTNVTGDQVKKLDILSNDLVINMLKSSFSTCVIVSEENKDAVIVETEKQGKYIVCIDPLDGSSNIDCLVSIGTIFAIYRKVSPNEPSEKDALQPGRNLVAAGYALYGSATMLVLATSAGGVNCFMLDPAIGEFILVERDVKIKKKGNIYSLNEGYAKYFDPAITEYLKKKKFPEDGSSPYGGRYVGSMVADVHRTLVYGGIFLYPANSKSPKGKLRLLYECNPMAYVIEKAGGIATTGHQAVLDIVPEDIHQRVPVVLGSPDDVKEYLEIVKKHSAK